One Triticum dicoccoides isolate Atlit2015 ecotype Zavitan chromosome 5B, WEW_v2.0, whole genome shotgun sequence genomic window carries:
- the LOC119307808 gene encoding disease resistance protein PIK6-NP-like, protein MEAIVCATHGAMGSVLRKLGALLSDEYKLLRSVKGDVMFLKAELESMHAFLKMMSEVEDPDELSKCWIKEVRELSYNIEYGIDSFMLSPCGESSRKPRGFKGRLSRCMDIMTNSKTRHCIAKKIKVLKQDAIEVSSRRARYKVDDVVSKPSRISIDPRLPAFFTEMTRLVGTDGPKDKLIKLLTEGEVAIAQQLKVVSIVGIGGLGKTTLANQVYQKLEGQFECQAFVSVSQKPDLKRILRNILSQICCQERVSNEEWDEQQLINTIRQFLKHKRYFIVIDDIWGTPAWRAIKCAFPENSSSSRILTTTRILTVAKYCSHDRVYEIKPLSATHSKSLFFKRAFGCEGGCPLQLREVSDEILKKCGGLPLAIITVASLLANKASTREEWLRIRNSLGSALEKDLDMEEMKKILFLGYNDLPYHLKTCLLYLSIFPEDYVIKRDRLVRRWIAEGFIIVEGGQDLEEVGEGYFSDLINRSLIEPVEIQYDGRADACRVHDMILDLIISKSIEENFVTLSGDSKHNSLPYDKVHRLSLNYHAQEHTMVPSNMVVSHVRSLTIFGCAEAEHMLSLSNFQSVRVLDIENREVLEHKYLEHISRLSQLKYLRLNVRRITALPEQLGELRNLQTLDLRWTWVKKLPASIVQLQQLACLLVKSAELPEGIGNMRALRELSEIEINQNTCLTSLQELGSLTKLRILELNLNWHISSTNSGMKACVDNLVMSLCKLGMLNLRSIHLQSYHSCSLDFLIDSWFPPPHLLQRFEMSINYYFPTIPKWVASLEHLSYLGIYVNPVDEETFRVLGNLPSLLFLWITSRTARPIERLIISNNGFRYLKEFYFTCWDSGAGLMFEAGAMPELENLRVPFNAHDVFPSSGGLDFGIQNLYSLKHLHIEIVCYGAKVREVEALEHAVKNAAGCLSDELTLEVNRWDEEEIVKDGEHKLAEEEVELSIECVTHH, encoded by the exons ATGGAGGCCATTGTATGTGCAACACATGGAGCCATGGGCTCCGTGCTACGGAAGCTGGGTGCTTTGCTCTCTGATGAGTATAAACTTCTCAGAAGTGTGAAAGGTGATGTCATGTTCCTTAAAGCTGAGCTTGAGAGCATGCATGCTTTTCTCAAGATGATGTCCGAGGTTGAGGATCCTGATGAGCTGTCCAAGTGCTGGATTAAGGAGGTACGAGAGCTGTCCTACAACATCGAGTATGGCATCGACAGTTTCATGCTGTCCCCGTGTGGCGAGTCCAGCCGCAAACCCCGTGGCTTCAAGGGACGCCTCAGCAGGTGCATGGATATAATGACAAATTCCAAGACGCGCCATTGCATTGCCAAGAAAATCAAAGTTCTCAAACAAGATGCTATTGAGGTCAGCAGTCGGCGGGCGAGGTACAAGGTTGACGATGTTGTCTCCAAGCCGAGCAGGATAAGCATAGATCCCCGCTTACCAGCATTTTTCACCGAGATGACGAGGCTCGTTGGCACTGATGGCCCAAAGGATAAACTCATCAAGTTGCTAACTGAAGGGGAAGTTGCAATTGCACAGCAGCTAAAGGTGGTGTCCATTGTTGGAATTGGGGGCCTTGGAAAGACTACTCTTGCTAATCAAGTGTACCAGAAGCTGGAAGGGCAATTTGAATGTCAAGCTTTCGTGTCGGTGTCCCAAAAACCCGACTTGAAGAGGATTTTGAGAAATATACTCTCTCAGATCTGCTGTCAAGAGCGTGTCAGCAACGAAGAATGGGATGAGCAGCAACTCATCAACACAATAAGACAGTTCCTCAAGCATAAAAG gtacttcaTAGTAATCGATGATATATGGGGCACCCCAGCATGGAGAGCAATCAAATGTGCTTTTCCTGAAAATAGTTCTTCCAGCAGAATACTGACAACAACACGTATCCTCACAGTAGCCAAGTATTGTAGCCATGATCGTGTGTATGAAATAAAGCCTCTTAGTGCAACTCACTCTAAGAGCTTATTTTTCAAACGAGCATTTGGCTGTGAAGGTGGATGCCCTCTTCAACTGAGGGAAGTTTCAGATGAAATATTAAAAAAATGTGGCGGCTTGCCGTTGGCAATCATTACAGTAGCTAGCTTATTGGCAAATAAAGCTAGTACCAGAGAAGAATGGCTGAGAATACGGAATTCTCTTGGTTCAGCACTTGAAAAGGATTTAGACATGGAAGAGATGAAGAAGATATTGTTCCTTGGTTACAATGATCTCCCCTACCATTTGAAGACATGTTTGCTATATCTAAGTATATTCCCTGAAGATTATGTGATCAAGAGGGATCGGCTGGTAAGGAGATGGATCGCGGAAGGTTTTATCATTGTTGAAGGTGGACAGGATCTGGAGGAAGTAGGAGAAGGCTATTTCAGCGATCTGATAAACAGAAGCTTGATTGAACCAGTTGAAATCCAGTATGATGGTCGAGCTGATGCTTGTCGTGTCCATGATATGATTCTTGACCTAATTATATCCAAGTCAATTGAAGAAAATTTTGTAACCTTATCTGGTGACAGCAAACATAACTCACTTCCATATGATAAGGTTCATCGACTATCCCTGAACTATCATGCTCAAGAACATACTATGGTACCATCGAACATGGTTGTCTCTCATGTTAGATCCCTCACTATCTTTGGATGTGCCGAAGCTGAACACATGCTTTCTCTTTCAAACTTTCAATCCGTAAGAGTGTTAGATATAGAAAATAGAGAGGTGTTGGAACACAAATATCTTGAACACATAAGCAGGCTTTCTCAGCTGAAGTACCTTCGACTCAATGTTAGAAGAATCACAGCACTTCctgaacaacttggagaattgcggAATTTACAGACCTTAGACTTAAGATGGACATGGGTAAAGAAGTTGCCAGCTAGTATTGTTCAACTACAGCAACTGGCATGTCTGTTAGTTAAGAGCGCAGAGTTGCCCGAAGGGATTGGGAATATGCGAGCTCTACGGGAATTATCAGAGATTGAAATCAACCAGAATACCTGTCTGACCTCTTTGCAGGAGCTGGGCAGTCTGACCAAACTAAGAATACTTGAGCTGAACCTGAATTGGCACATAAGTAGTACAAACAGTGGCATGAAAGCTTGTGTAGATAACTTGGTCATGTCCCTCTGCAAACTAGGCATGCTCAACCTTCGTTCAATACATCTTCAGAGCTACCATTCTTGTTCCCTTGATTTCTTAATTGACTCTTGGTTTCCTCCTCCTCATCTACTCCAGAGATTTGAGATGTCCATTAACTACTATTTCCCCACAATCCCAAAGTGGGTAGCCTCACTTGAGCACCTCTCTTACCTAGGCATCTATGTCAATCCAGTGGACGAGGAAACATTCCGAGTCCTTGGTAACCTGCCCTCTCTATTATTTCTCTGGATAACTTCAAGAACAGCAAGACCTATAGAAAGGCTCATTATCAGCAATAATGGATTCCGATACCTGAAAGAATTCTACTTCACTTGCTGGGACAGCGGGGCAGGGCTGATGTTTGAAGCAGGAGCCATGCCGGAGCTTGAGAACCTTCGGGTTCCATTTAATGCGCATGATGTGTTCCCTTCGAGTGGTGGTCTTGATTTTGGCATCCAGAATCTGTATTCGCTCAAGCATCTCCACATCGAGATAGTTTGTTATGGCGCGAAAGTTAGGGAGGTGGAGGCCTTGGAGCATGCTGTCAAGAATGCGGCTGGCTGTCTTTCAGACGAGCTCACTCTTGAAGTGAATAGATGGGATGAAGAAGAGATTGTTAAGGATGGGGAGCATAAACTGGCAGAGGAGGAGGTTGAGCTGTCAATTGAGTGTGTAACACATCATTGA